The Deltaproteobacteria bacterium genome includes a region encoding these proteins:
- a CDS encoding C_GCAxxG_C_C family protein codes for MAQSKEELADQAFTFGEKYEKECTGCAQTTMAAIFDTLSINNDDVFKAASGLADGLGLSGDGSCGALVGASMVIGYLFGRERKDFSDMMKPMRSYLLVKKLHDEFVEKYGTCRCYDLQKSLMGRTFNLLDPDELQEAMKFGMMDHCSKVVGTSAKMATQIILEEQEKDKE; via the coding sequence ATGGCACAGTCAAAGGAAGAACTCGCAGATCAGGCCTTTACCTTCGGAGAAAAATACGAAAAAGAATGCACCGGCTGCGCTCAGACGACCATGGCCGCCATTTTCGACACCCTGTCTATCAATAACGATGACGTCTTCAAGGCCGCCAGCGGGTTGGCCGACGGGCTGGGACTGAGCGGCGACGGCTCCTGCGGCGCGCTGGTGGGGGCTTCCATGGTCATCGGCTACCTTTTTGGGCGAGAACGCAAAGACTTTTCAGACATGATGAAGCCCATGAGGTCTTATTTGCTGGTGAAAAAGCTGCATGACGAATTTGTGGAGAAATATGGCACCTGCCGCTGCTACGACCTGCAAAAATCCCTGATGGGCCGCACCTTCAACCTCCTCGATCCAGATGAACTCCAAGAGGCCATGAAATTTGGGATGATGGACCACTGCAGCAAGGTCGTGGGCACATCAGCCAAAATGGCTACTCAAATTATCCTGGAAGAACAGGAAAAAGATAAAGAATAA
- a CDS encoding NIPSNAP family protein — protein sequence MIYLEETLNLSPASPETLDTFVEFAQEQLMPLCERLGPRLMAAWYSDVELFCQVTQILEFDSLRTFDDFRAKAGQDRAWGEYEARLEELAPEQHSRLLEPLGPVPPEVLHEAMAQSQQSPLGAYSLAILEIVPGRMPDFIAGLNEGAKNLPIVASWRPIAGKHNEVIDLWKGALRQEGYQPADEFSREFFRGLRELAPRERLIPVYTLPYSRLR from the coding sequence ATGATCTATCTGGAAGAGACGCTAAACCTTTCGCCAGCCAGCCCGGAAACCCTGGATACCTTTGTCGAGTTCGCCCAAGAGCAGCTAATGCCTCTCTGCGAGCGCCTGGGACCCCGTCTGATGGCGGCCTGGTACTCGGACGTGGAGTTATTCTGTCAGGTAACGCAAATCCTGGAGTTTGACAGCCTGAGAACATTTGACGACTTCCGTGCCAAGGCTGGCCAGGATCGGGCCTGGGGGGAATATGAGGCGCGTTTAGAGGAGCTGGCCCCGGAGCAACACTCCCGGCTTCTGGAACCGTTAGGTCCGGTGCCGCCGGAGGTTCTGCATGAGGCGATGGCTCAAAGCCAGCAGTCTCCGCTCGGAGCATACAGCCTCGCGATCCTGGAGATAGTCCCCGGCCGTATGCCCGACTTCATCGCAGGATTAAATGAGGGAGCCAAGAATCTTCCCATCGTGGCCAGTTGGCGTCCCATCGCGGGGAAGCACAACGAGGTCATTGACCTCTGGAAGGGGGCTTTGCGCCAGGAGGGCTACCAGCCGGCTGATGAGTTTTCCCGGGAGTTCTTTCGCGGGCTTCGGGAGCTGGCGCCCCGGGAGCGCCTCATACCGGTCTATACCCTGCCATACTCCAGGCTGCGCTAG